One genomic window of Chanos chanos chromosome 13, fChaCha1.1, whole genome shotgun sequence includes the following:
- the axin1 gene encoding axin-1 isoform X5, with translation MDTVRMSVNEKGGYLVDIGGSFTEDAPRPPVPGEEGELVSSDGRQYSHGFYSSKSESLKSEASTATPRRPDLDLGYEPEGSASPTPPYLKWAESLHSLLDDQDGIHLFRTFLKQEECADMLDFWFACSGFRKLEANEGNEDKKVRLAKAIYKKYILDNNGIVSRQIKPATKSFIKDCVMKLHIDPAMFDQAQTEIQTMMEENTYPLFLKSDIYLEYTRTGGESPKLYSDQSSVSGNGKVLPGYLPTLNEDEEWRCEQEPEEHPESDPTPSNRLTQKLLLETAPQRVASSKRYQEGQEYRHAQWREPINPYYVNTGYALAPATSANDSEQQSMSSDADTLSLTDSSVDGVPPYRYRKQHRREMHESAKANGRVPLPHIPRTNRMPKDIHVEPEKFAAELISKLEGVLREREAQEKLEERLKRVRLEEEGDDADVSSAPSLTSHRLPPAVHTQHYSARYSDMSYNGLQLRDAHEENPESILDEHVQRVMKTPGCQSPGTGRHSPKSRSPDGLPAGKMPGLMMPPSGGQGKHQARLGPKGDTAHMYHHKHHVHHAMGGKPKEQVEAEAAMRVHGSFPWGVEQHHYGSKSRNYADGMPMGAGPMDPMNYGSKGSTLSKRPFKKGDDPRSFEMREAMPTEELERNQKILQWMMEGEKEAGRYKRSPYGSILGSKKAQGHDVSRPSSVERPGAVHPWVSAQLRNNVQPSHPFIQDPTMPPNPAPNPLIQLEEARRRLEEEKKKSGTLQTKQR, from the exons ATGGACActgtgagaatgagtgtgaaCGAGAAGGGGGGATACCTGGTGGACATTGGAGGCAGCTTCACTGAGGATGCCCCCAGACCCCCGGTCCCTGGGGAGGAGGGGGAACTGGTGTCCAGCGATGGCAGGCAATATAGCCACGGTTTTTACTCCTCCAAAAGCGAGAGCCTCAAGAGCGAGGCCTCCACGGCTACGCCCAGAAGGCCTGACCTGGACCTGGGCTACGAGCCAGAGGGCAGCGCCTCTCCAACACCCCCCTACCTGAAATGGGCCGAATCTCTGCACTCTCTCCTGGACGATCAAGATGGGATCCACCTGTTCAGGACTTTCTTGAAACAGGAGGAGTGCGCCGACATGTTGGACTTCTGGTTCGCCTGCAGCGGCTTCCGGAAACTGGAGGCCAACGAAGGCAACGAAGACAAGAAGGTGAGGTTAGCGAAAGCGATCTACAAAAAATATATCTTGGACAATAATGGGATAGTTTCCAGACAGATCAAACCAGCCACAAAGAGCTTCATCAAAGACTGCGTGATGAAATTGCACATCGACCCCGCTATGTTTGACCAAGCTCAGACTGAAATCCAGACCATGATGGAGGAGAACACCTACCCTTTGTTTTTGAAATCGGACATTTATTTGGAATATACCAGGACGGGAGGTGAGAGCCCCAAACTGTACAGTGACCAGAGCTCCGTGTCGGGGAACGGCAAGGTGTTGCCTGGGTATTTGCCGACTCTGAACGAGGACGAGGAGTGGAGGTGCGAGCAGGAGCCGGAGGAACATCCAGAGAGCGACCCCACCCCCAGTAATCGGCTCACCCAGAAGCTGCTTCTTGAGACGGCCCCTCAGCGCGTGGCCAGCAGTAAGAGATACCAGGAAGGCCAGGAGTACAG ACATGCGCAGTGGAGAGAACCCATCAACCCTTACTACGTCAACACAGGCTATGCCTTGGCTCCCGCAACCAGTGCCAACGATAGTGAGCAGCAGAGCATGTCCAGTGACGCAGACACACTCTCCCTGACCGACAGCAGTGT agATGGGGTTCCACCGTACAGATACCGCAAACAGCATCGAAGAGAGATGCACGAGAGTGCCAAAGCTAACGGGCGTGTGCCACTACCTCACATTCCT CGCACAAACCGGATGCCAAAGGATATTCACGTGGAGCCAGAGAAGTTTGCGGCCGAGCTGATCAGCAAGCTGGAGGGAGTGCTGAGAGAGCGGGAGGCGCAGGAGAAGCTGGAAGAACGACTCAAGAGAGTCCGACTG gAAGAGGAAGGTGATGATGCAGATGTCTCCTCAGCGCCCTCTTTGACTAGTCATAGACTGCCCCCTGCTGTGCATACGCAGCACTACAGTGCTCGCTACTCCGACATGAGCTACAACGGCCTGCAACTGCGTGACGCGCACGAGGAGAATCCCGAAAGCATCCTGGACGAACACGTCCAGCGCGTCATGAAGACGCCCGGCTGCCAGTCGCCCGGCACGGGCCGCCACTCGCCCAAGTCCCGCTCTCCGGACGGGCTGCCCGCGGGCAAGATGCCCGGCCTCATGATGCCGCCGTCGGGCGGACAGGGCAAGCACCAGGCCAGGCTGGGGCCCAAAGGCGACACCGCGCACATGTACCATCACAAACACCACGTCCACCATGCCATGGGCGGCAAGCCCAAGGAGCAGGTGGAGGCTGAGGCCGCCATGAGAGTCCACGGCAGTTTCCCTTGGGGCGTGGAGCAGCACCACTATGGATCCAAGTCGCGGAACTACGCCGACGGCATGCCGATGGGTGCCGGCCCCATGGATCCCATGAACTATGG AAGCAAAGGCAGTACGCTGTCGAAACGGCCGTTTAAGAAGGGTGACGACCCTCGCAGCTTCGAGATGCGAGAAGCCATGCCTACTGAGGAACTGGAGAGAAACCAAAAGATCCTTCAGTGGATgatggaaggagaaaaagaggctGGGCGCTATAAGAGGAGTCCCTATGG GAGCATCTTGGGGTCCAAGAAAGCCCAGGGTCACGATGTATCCAGGCCCAGTTCGGTGGAGCGCCCGGGGGCAGTTCACCCGTGGGTCAGCGCGCAGCTTCGCAACAACGTGCAGCCTTCTCATCCTTTCATCCAGGACCCCACCATGCCTCCCAACCCCGCGCCCAACCCCCTCATTCAGCTGGAGGAGGCCCGCAGGCGGCttgaggaagagaagaagaagtcTGGAACCCTGCAGACCAAGCAGAGGTGA
- the axin1 gene encoding axin-1 isoform X4 — translation MDTVRMSVNEKGGYLVDIGGSFTEDAPRPPVPGEEGELVSSDGRQYSHGFYSSKSESLKSEASTATPRRPDLDLGYEPEGSASPTPPYLKWAESLHSLLDDQDGIHLFRTFLKQEECADMLDFWFACSGFRKLEANEGNEDKKVRLAKAIYKKYILDNNGIVSRQIKPATKSFIKDCVMKLHIDPAMFDQAQTEIQTMMEENTYPLFLKSDIYLEYTRTGGESPKLYSDQSSVSGNGKVLPGYLPTLNEDEEWRCEQEPEEHPESDPTPSNRLTQKLLLETAPQRVASSKRYQEGQEYRHAQWREPINPYYVNTGYALAPATSANDSEQQSMSSDADTLSLTDSSVDGVPPYRYRKQHRREMHESAKANGRVPLPHIPRTNRMPKDIHVEPEKFAAELISKLEGVLREREAQEKLEERLKRVRLEEEGDDADVSSAPSLTSHRLPPAVHTQHYSARYSDMSYNGLQLRDAHEENPESILDEHVQRVMKTPGCQSPGTGRHSPKSRSPDGLPAGKMPGLMMPPSGGQGKHQARLGPKGDTAHMYHHKHHVHHAMGGKPKEQVEAEAAMRVHGSFPWGVEQHHYGSKSRNYADGMPMGAGPMDPMNYGSKGSTLSKRPFKKGDDPRSFEMREAMPTEELERNQKILQWMMEGEKEAGRYKRSPYGILGSKKAQGHDVSRPSSVERPGAVHPWVSAQLRNNVQPSHPFIQDPTMPPNPAPNPLIQLEEARRRLEEEKKKSGTLQTKQRHKAMKKQPCENITVAYYFCGEPIPYRTSVKGRIVTLGQFKELLTKKGSYRYYFKKVSDEFDCGVVFEEVREDEAILPIFEEKIIGKVEKID, via the exons ATGGACActgtgagaatgagtgtgaaCGAGAAGGGGGGATACCTGGTGGACATTGGAGGCAGCTTCACTGAGGATGCCCCCAGACCCCCGGTCCCTGGGGAGGAGGGGGAACTGGTGTCCAGCGATGGCAGGCAATATAGCCACGGTTTTTACTCCTCCAAAAGCGAGAGCCTCAAGAGCGAGGCCTCCACGGCTACGCCCAGAAGGCCTGACCTGGACCTGGGCTACGAGCCAGAGGGCAGCGCCTCTCCAACACCCCCCTACCTGAAATGGGCCGAATCTCTGCACTCTCTCCTGGACGATCAAGATGGGATCCACCTGTTCAGGACTTTCTTGAAACAGGAGGAGTGCGCCGACATGTTGGACTTCTGGTTCGCCTGCAGCGGCTTCCGGAAACTGGAGGCCAACGAAGGCAACGAAGACAAGAAGGTGAGGTTAGCGAAAGCGATCTACAAAAAATATATCTTGGACAATAATGGGATAGTTTCCAGACAGATCAAACCAGCCACAAAGAGCTTCATCAAAGACTGCGTGATGAAATTGCACATCGACCCCGCTATGTTTGACCAAGCTCAGACTGAAATCCAGACCATGATGGAGGAGAACACCTACCCTTTGTTTTTGAAATCGGACATTTATTTGGAATATACCAGGACGGGAGGTGAGAGCCCCAAACTGTACAGTGACCAGAGCTCCGTGTCGGGGAACGGCAAGGTGTTGCCTGGGTATTTGCCGACTCTGAACGAGGACGAGGAGTGGAGGTGCGAGCAGGAGCCGGAGGAACATCCAGAGAGCGACCCCACCCCCAGTAATCGGCTCACCCAGAAGCTGCTTCTTGAGACGGCCCCTCAGCGCGTGGCCAGCAGTAAGAGATACCAGGAAGGCCAGGAGTACAG ACATGCGCAGTGGAGAGAACCCATCAACCCTTACTACGTCAACACAGGCTATGCCTTGGCTCCCGCAACCAGTGCCAACGATAGTGAGCAGCAGAGCATGTCCAGTGACGCAGACACACTCTCCCTGACCGACAGCAGTGT agATGGGGTTCCACCGTACAGATACCGCAAACAGCATCGAAGAGAGATGCACGAGAGTGCCAAAGCTAACGGGCGTGTGCCACTACCTCACATTCCT CGCACAAACCGGATGCCAAAGGATATTCACGTGGAGCCAGAGAAGTTTGCGGCCGAGCTGATCAGCAAGCTGGAGGGAGTGCTGAGAGAGCGGGAGGCGCAGGAGAAGCTGGAAGAACGACTCAAGAGAGTCCGACTG gAAGAGGAAGGTGATGATGCAGATGTCTCCTCAGCGCCCTCTTTGACTAGTCATAGACTGCCCCCTGCTGTGCATACGCAGCACTACAGTGCTCGCTACTCCGACATGAGCTACAACGGCCTGCAACTGCGTGACGCGCACGAGGAGAATCCCGAAAGCATCCTGGACGAACACGTCCAGCGCGTCATGAAGACGCCCGGCTGCCAGTCGCCCGGCACGGGCCGCCACTCGCCCAAGTCCCGCTCTCCGGACGGGCTGCCCGCGGGCAAGATGCCCGGCCTCATGATGCCGCCGTCGGGCGGACAGGGCAAGCACCAGGCCAGGCTGGGGCCCAAAGGCGACACCGCGCACATGTACCATCACAAACACCACGTCCACCATGCCATGGGCGGCAAGCCCAAGGAGCAGGTGGAGGCTGAGGCCGCCATGAGAGTCCACGGCAGTTTCCCTTGGGGCGTGGAGCAGCACCACTATGGATCCAAGTCGCGGAACTACGCCGACGGCATGCCGATGGGTGCCGGCCCCATGGATCCCATGAACTATGG AAGCAAAGGCAGTACGCTGTCGAAACGGCCGTTTAAGAAGGGTGACGACCCTCGCAGCTTCGAGATGCGAGAAGCCATGCCTACTGAGGAACTGGAGAGAAACCAAAAGATCCTTCAGTGGATgatggaaggagaaaaagaggctGGGCGCTATAAGAGGAGTCCCTATGG CATCTTGGGGTCCAAGAAAGCCCAGGGTCACGATGTATCCAGGCCCAGTTCGGTGGAGCGCCCGGGGGCAGTTCACCCGTGGGTCAGCGCGCAGCTTCGCAACAACGTGCAGCCTTCTCATCCTTTCATCCAGGACCCCACCATGCCTCCCAACCCCGCGCCCAACCCCCTCATTCAGCTGGAGGAGGCCCGCAGGCGGCttgaggaagagaagaagaagtcTGGAACCCTGCAGACCAAGCAGAG GCACAAAGCGATGAAGAAGCAGCCGTGTGAGAACATCACAGTGGCCTATTACTTCTGTGGCGAGCCCATCCCATACAGGACCTCTGTCAAAGGCAGGATTGTGACTCTGGGACAGTTTAAAGAACTGCTGACCAAGAAAGGGAGCTACAG GTATTATTTCAAGAAGGTGAGCGATGAGTTTGACTGCGGAGTTGTGTTTGAAGAGGTACGTGAGGATGAGGCGATCCTGCCCATTTTCGAGGAGAAGATCATCGGAAAAGTGGAGAAGATTGACTGA
- the axin1 gene encoding axin-1 isoform X1, protein MDTVRMSVNEKGGYLVDIGGSFTEDAPRPPVPGEEGELVSSDGRQYSHGFYSSKSESLKSEASTATPRRPDLDLGYEPEGSASPTPPYLKWAESLHSLLDDQDGIHLFRTFLKQEECADMLDFWFACSGFRKLEANEGNEDKKVRLAKAIYKKYILDNNGIVSRQIKPATKSFIKDCVMKLHIDPAMFDQAQTEIQTMMEENTYPLFLKSDIYLEYTRTGGESPKLYSDQSSVSGNGKVLPGYLPTLNEDEEWRCEQEPEEHPESDPTPSNRLTQKLLLETAPQRVASSKRYQEGQEYRHAQWREPINPYYVNTGYALAPATSANDSEQQSMSSDADTLSLTDSSVDGVPPYRYRKQHRREMHESAKANGRVPLPHIPRTNRMPKDIHVEPEKFAAELISKLEGVLREREAQEKLEERLKRVRLEEEGDDADVSSAPSLTSHRLPPAVHTQHYSARYSDMSYNGLQLRDAHEENPESILDEHVQRVMKTPGCQSPGTGRHSPKSRSPDGLPAGKMPGLMMPPSGGQGKHQARLGPKGDTAHMYHHKHHVHHAMGGKPKEQVEAEAAMRVHGSFPWGVEQHHYGSKSRNYADGMPMGAGPMDPMNYGSKGSTLSKRPFKKGDDPRSFEMREAMPTEELERNQKILQWMMEGEKEAGRYKRSPYGILGSKKAQGHDVSRPSSVERPGAVHPWVSAQLRNNVQPSHPFIQDPTMPPNPAPNPLIQLEEARRRLEEEKKKSGTLQTKQRYVMEVIQRGRAAVRPALFPPLNVVPAVSDTELSESEHKAMKKQPCENITVAYYFCGEPIPYRTSVKGRIVTLGQFKELLTKKGSYRYYFKKVSDEFDCGVVFEEVREDEAILPIFEEKIIGKVEKID, encoded by the exons ATGGACActgtgagaatgagtgtgaaCGAGAAGGGGGGATACCTGGTGGACATTGGAGGCAGCTTCACTGAGGATGCCCCCAGACCCCCGGTCCCTGGGGAGGAGGGGGAACTGGTGTCCAGCGATGGCAGGCAATATAGCCACGGTTTTTACTCCTCCAAAAGCGAGAGCCTCAAGAGCGAGGCCTCCACGGCTACGCCCAGAAGGCCTGACCTGGACCTGGGCTACGAGCCAGAGGGCAGCGCCTCTCCAACACCCCCCTACCTGAAATGGGCCGAATCTCTGCACTCTCTCCTGGACGATCAAGATGGGATCCACCTGTTCAGGACTTTCTTGAAACAGGAGGAGTGCGCCGACATGTTGGACTTCTGGTTCGCCTGCAGCGGCTTCCGGAAACTGGAGGCCAACGAAGGCAACGAAGACAAGAAGGTGAGGTTAGCGAAAGCGATCTACAAAAAATATATCTTGGACAATAATGGGATAGTTTCCAGACAGATCAAACCAGCCACAAAGAGCTTCATCAAAGACTGCGTGATGAAATTGCACATCGACCCCGCTATGTTTGACCAAGCTCAGACTGAAATCCAGACCATGATGGAGGAGAACACCTACCCTTTGTTTTTGAAATCGGACATTTATTTGGAATATACCAGGACGGGAGGTGAGAGCCCCAAACTGTACAGTGACCAGAGCTCCGTGTCGGGGAACGGCAAGGTGTTGCCTGGGTATTTGCCGACTCTGAACGAGGACGAGGAGTGGAGGTGCGAGCAGGAGCCGGAGGAACATCCAGAGAGCGACCCCACCCCCAGTAATCGGCTCACCCAGAAGCTGCTTCTTGAGACGGCCCCTCAGCGCGTGGCCAGCAGTAAGAGATACCAGGAAGGCCAGGAGTACAG ACATGCGCAGTGGAGAGAACCCATCAACCCTTACTACGTCAACACAGGCTATGCCTTGGCTCCCGCAACCAGTGCCAACGATAGTGAGCAGCAGAGCATGTCCAGTGACGCAGACACACTCTCCCTGACCGACAGCAGTGT agATGGGGTTCCACCGTACAGATACCGCAAACAGCATCGAAGAGAGATGCACGAGAGTGCCAAAGCTAACGGGCGTGTGCCACTACCTCACATTCCT CGCACAAACCGGATGCCAAAGGATATTCACGTGGAGCCAGAGAAGTTTGCGGCCGAGCTGATCAGCAAGCTGGAGGGAGTGCTGAGAGAGCGGGAGGCGCAGGAGAAGCTGGAAGAACGACTCAAGAGAGTCCGACTG gAAGAGGAAGGTGATGATGCAGATGTCTCCTCAGCGCCCTCTTTGACTAGTCATAGACTGCCCCCTGCTGTGCATACGCAGCACTACAGTGCTCGCTACTCCGACATGAGCTACAACGGCCTGCAACTGCGTGACGCGCACGAGGAGAATCCCGAAAGCATCCTGGACGAACACGTCCAGCGCGTCATGAAGACGCCCGGCTGCCAGTCGCCCGGCACGGGCCGCCACTCGCCCAAGTCCCGCTCTCCGGACGGGCTGCCCGCGGGCAAGATGCCCGGCCTCATGATGCCGCCGTCGGGCGGACAGGGCAAGCACCAGGCCAGGCTGGGGCCCAAAGGCGACACCGCGCACATGTACCATCACAAACACCACGTCCACCATGCCATGGGCGGCAAGCCCAAGGAGCAGGTGGAGGCTGAGGCCGCCATGAGAGTCCACGGCAGTTTCCCTTGGGGCGTGGAGCAGCACCACTATGGATCCAAGTCGCGGAACTACGCCGACGGCATGCCGATGGGTGCCGGCCCCATGGATCCCATGAACTATGG AAGCAAAGGCAGTACGCTGTCGAAACGGCCGTTTAAGAAGGGTGACGACCCTCGCAGCTTCGAGATGCGAGAAGCCATGCCTACTGAGGAACTGGAGAGAAACCAAAAGATCCTTCAGTGGATgatggaaggagaaaaagaggctGGGCGCTATAAGAGGAGTCCCTATGG CATCTTGGGGTCCAAGAAAGCCCAGGGTCACGATGTATCCAGGCCCAGTTCGGTGGAGCGCCCGGGGGCAGTTCACCCGTGGGTCAGCGCGCAGCTTCGCAACAACGTGCAGCCTTCTCATCCTTTCATCCAGGACCCCACCATGCCTCCCAACCCCGCGCCCAACCCCCTCATTCAGCTGGAGGAGGCCCGCAGGCGGCttgaggaagagaagaagaagtcTGGAACCCTGCAGACCAAGCAGAG GTATGTGATGGAGGTGATCCAACGGGGGCGCGCGGCAGTCAGGCCCGCCCTGTTCCCCCCGCTCAACGTGGTGCCCGCTGTCTCCGACACAGAGCTCTCCGAGTCCGA GCACAAAGCGATGAAGAAGCAGCCGTGTGAGAACATCACAGTGGCCTATTACTTCTGTGGCGAGCCCATCCCATACAGGACCTCTGTCAAAGGCAGGATTGTGACTCTGGGACAGTTTAAAGAACTGCTGACCAAGAAAGGGAGCTACAG GTATTATTTCAAGAAGGTGAGCGATGAGTTTGACTGCGGAGTTGTGTTTGAAGAGGTACGTGAGGATGAGGCGATCCTGCCCATTTTCGAGGAGAAGATCATCGGAAAAGTGGAGAAGATTGACTGA
- the axin1 gene encoding axin-1 isoform X2 codes for MDTVRMSVNEKGGYLVDIGGSFTEDAPRPPVPGEEGELVSSDGRQYSHGFYSSKSESLKSEASTATPRRPDLDLGYEPEGSASPTPPYLKWAESLHSLLDDQDGIHLFRTFLKQEECADMLDFWFACSGFRKLEANEGNEDKKVRLAKAIYKKYILDNNGIVSRQIKPATKSFIKDCVMKLHIDPAMFDQAQTEIQTMMEENTYPLFLKSDIYLEYTRTGGESPKLYSDQSSVSGNGKVLPGYLPTLNEDEEWRCEQEPEEHPESDPTPSNRLTQKLLLETAPQRVASSKRYQEGQEYRHAQWREPINPYYVNTGYALAPATSANDSEQQSMSSDADTLSLTDSSVDGVPPYRYRKQHRREMHESAKANGRVPLPHIPRTNRMPKDIHVEPEKFAAELISKLEGVLREREAQEKLEERLKRVRLEEEGDDADVSSAPSLTSHRLPPAVHTQHYSARYSDMSYNGLQLRDAHEENPESILDEHVQRVMKTPGCQSPGTGRHSPKSRSPDGLPAGKMPGLMMPPSGGQGKHQARLGPKGDTAHMYHHKHHVHHAMGGKPKEQVEAEAAMRVHGSFPWGVEQHHYGSKSRNYADGMPMGAGPMDPMNYGSKGSTLSKRPFKKGDDPRSFEMREAMPTEELERNQKILQWMMEGEKEAGRYKRSPYGSILGSKKAQGHDVSRPSSVERPGAVHPWVSAQLRNNVQPSHPFIQDPTMPPNPAPNPLIQLEEARRRLEEEKKKSGTLQTKQRHKAMKKQPCENITVAYYFCGEPIPYRTSVKGRIVTLGQFKELLTKKGSYRYYFKKVSDEFDCGVVFEEVREDEAILPIFEEKIIGKVEKID; via the exons ATGGACActgtgagaatgagtgtgaaCGAGAAGGGGGGATACCTGGTGGACATTGGAGGCAGCTTCACTGAGGATGCCCCCAGACCCCCGGTCCCTGGGGAGGAGGGGGAACTGGTGTCCAGCGATGGCAGGCAATATAGCCACGGTTTTTACTCCTCCAAAAGCGAGAGCCTCAAGAGCGAGGCCTCCACGGCTACGCCCAGAAGGCCTGACCTGGACCTGGGCTACGAGCCAGAGGGCAGCGCCTCTCCAACACCCCCCTACCTGAAATGGGCCGAATCTCTGCACTCTCTCCTGGACGATCAAGATGGGATCCACCTGTTCAGGACTTTCTTGAAACAGGAGGAGTGCGCCGACATGTTGGACTTCTGGTTCGCCTGCAGCGGCTTCCGGAAACTGGAGGCCAACGAAGGCAACGAAGACAAGAAGGTGAGGTTAGCGAAAGCGATCTACAAAAAATATATCTTGGACAATAATGGGATAGTTTCCAGACAGATCAAACCAGCCACAAAGAGCTTCATCAAAGACTGCGTGATGAAATTGCACATCGACCCCGCTATGTTTGACCAAGCTCAGACTGAAATCCAGACCATGATGGAGGAGAACACCTACCCTTTGTTTTTGAAATCGGACATTTATTTGGAATATACCAGGACGGGAGGTGAGAGCCCCAAACTGTACAGTGACCAGAGCTCCGTGTCGGGGAACGGCAAGGTGTTGCCTGGGTATTTGCCGACTCTGAACGAGGACGAGGAGTGGAGGTGCGAGCAGGAGCCGGAGGAACATCCAGAGAGCGACCCCACCCCCAGTAATCGGCTCACCCAGAAGCTGCTTCTTGAGACGGCCCCTCAGCGCGTGGCCAGCAGTAAGAGATACCAGGAAGGCCAGGAGTACAG ACATGCGCAGTGGAGAGAACCCATCAACCCTTACTACGTCAACACAGGCTATGCCTTGGCTCCCGCAACCAGTGCCAACGATAGTGAGCAGCAGAGCATGTCCAGTGACGCAGACACACTCTCCCTGACCGACAGCAGTGT agATGGGGTTCCACCGTACAGATACCGCAAACAGCATCGAAGAGAGATGCACGAGAGTGCCAAAGCTAACGGGCGTGTGCCACTACCTCACATTCCT CGCACAAACCGGATGCCAAAGGATATTCACGTGGAGCCAGAGAAGTTTGCGGCCGAGCTGATCAGCAAGCTGGAGGGAGTGCTGAGAGAGCGGGAGGCGCAGGAGAAGCTGGAAGAACGACTCAAGAGAGTCCGACTG gAAGAGGAAGGTGATGATGCAGATGTCTCCTCAGCGCCCTCTTTGACTAGTCATAGACTGCCCCCTGCTGTGCATACGCAGCACTACAGTGCTCGCTACTCCGACATGAGCTACAACGGCCTGCAACTGCGTGACGCGCACGAGGAGAATCCCGAAAGCATCCTGGACGAACACGTCCAGCGCGTCATGAAGACGCCCGGCTGCCAGTCGCCCGGCACGGGCCGCCACTCGCCCAAGTCCCGCTCTCCGGACGGGCTGCCCGCGGGCAAGATGCCCGGCCTCATGATGCCGCCGTCGGGCGGACAGGGCAAGCACCAGGCCAGGCTGGGGCCCAAAGGCGACACCGCGCACATGTACCATCACAAACACCACGTCCACCATGCCATGGGCGGCAAGCCCAAGGAGCAGGTGGAGGCTGAGGCCGCCATGAGAGTCCACGGCAGTTTCCCTTGGGGCGTGGAGCAGCACCACTATGGATCCAAGTCGCGGAACTACGCCGACGGCATGCCGATGGGTGCCGGCCCCATGGATCCCATGAACTATGG AAGCAAAGGCAGTACGCTGTCGAAACGGCCGTTTAAGAAGGGTGACGACCCTCGCAGCTTCGAGATGCGAGAAGCCATGCCTACTGAGGAACTGGAGAGAAACCAAAAGATCCTTCAGTGGATgatggaaggagaaaaagaggctGGGCGCTATAAGAGGAGTCCCTATGG GAGCATCTTGGGGTCCAAGAAAGCCCAGGGTCACGATGTATCCAGGCCCAGTTCGGTGGAGCGCCCGGGGGCAGTTCACCCGTGGGTCAGCGCGCAGCTTCGCAACAACGTGCAGCCTTCTCATCCTTTCATCCAGGACCCCACCATGCCTCCCAACCCCGCGCCCAACCCCCTCATTCAGCTGGAGGAGGCCCGCAGGCGGCttgaggaagagaagaagaagtcTGGAACCCTGCAGACCAAGCAGAG GCACAAAGCGATGAAGAAGCAGCCGTGTGAGAACATCACAGTGGCCTATTACTTCTGTGGCGAGCCCATCCCATACAGGACCTCTGTCAAAGGCAGGATTGTGACTCTGGGACAGTTTAAAGAACTGCTGACCAAGAAAGGGAGCTACAG GTATTATTTCAAGAAGGTGAGCGATGAGTTTGACTGCGGAGTTGTGTTTGAAGAGGTACGTGAGGATGAGGCGATCCTGCCCATTTTCGAGGAGAAGATCATCGGAAAAGTGGAGAAGATTGACTGA